A genomic window from Montipora capricornis isolate CH-2021 chromosome 8, ASM3666992v2, whole genome shotgun sequence includes:
- the LOC138060046 gene encoding uridylate-specific endoribonuclease B-like: protein MHNCFIFFVFLISVVPLFLVKTSRGASSRKVDLGNVCQSMWDSDDDNLKIGKEIVIYTGSRQHPLITVTRLGRRKLQRGVFVKFTALLDNYEADNNVPEKTSSEELQEENAFINSIAVKGGPMEIAFKYLQKKGSILSESLSQFKPILKKMWFDKFAKRGGGNNYSGFEHVFVGELENERRTNFKITKGFHNWIQFLSEKKAGRLIHHPPPIRKFVNSQMAIVWTKLQWRGARKPPGSSFFIGTSPSFEMALYTACFFQSSQCTCKINGKSLTITAVNYQRKGYVLTAYPKI, encoded by the exons ATGCACAATTGCTTCATTTTCTTCGTCTTTCTAATCTCCGTTGTTCCACTGTttcttgtcaaaacaagtcGGGGAGCTTCTAGCCGGAAAGT TGATCTAGGTAATGTCTGCCAAAGCATGTGGGATTCAGATGACGACAACCTAAAGATCGGCAAGGAAATTGTCATCTACACAGGATCAAGACAACACCCTCTGATAACTGTGACCAGGTTAGGCAGGAGGAAGCTACAAAGGGGTGTCTTTGTGAAATTTACAG CCCTTTTAGACAACTACGAAGCCGACAATAACGTACCGGAAAAGACTTCTTCAGAAGAGTTACAGGAGGAAAATGCATTCATAAATTCCATTGCAGTAAAAGGTGGACCAATGGAAATTGCCTTCAAATATCTCCAAAAGAAAGGCAGCATTCTATCCGAG AGTCTTAGTCAATTTAAGCCCATCCTAAAGAAAATGTGGTTTGATAAATTTGCCAAGAGAGGTGGAGGAAACAATTACTCTGGTTTTGAACACGTGTTCGTCG GAGAGCTGGAAAATGAACGGCGAACCAACTTCAAAATAACAAAAGGGTTTCACAACTGGATTCAGTTCCTATCGGAGAAAAAAGCTGGAAGGCTCATTCACCACCCTCCTCCCATCAGGAAATTTGTTAACAGTCAG ATGGCTATAGTATGGACAAAGTTGCAATGGAGAGGAGCTAGAAAGCCTCCAGGAAGTTCTTTTTTCATCGGCACCAGCCCATCATTTGAAATGGCCTTGTACACTGCTTGCTTTTTTCAGTCATCGCAGTGCACATGCAAGATCAATGGGAAATCACTGACCATCACGGCTGTCAACTATCAGAGGAAAGGATACGTGCTCACAGCATACCCAAAGATTTGA